A stretch of Vigna angularis cultivar LongXiaoDou No.4 chromosome 4, ASM1680809v1, whole genome shotgun sequence DNA encodes these proteins:
- the LOC108341935 gene encoding F-box protein GID2, with amino-acid sequence MKRPLSSTSAHHDDTKTKKAKAVMIEDGEEEEMEPMEVEGLGRFDDNLLFEVLKHVNARTLAMAGCVNKQWHKTAQDERLWELICTKQWANTGCGEQQLRSVVLALGGFRRLHALYLFPLSKPHTSSSSSSSSSSSSPWGPTISQVTRSKPLRLGKDEVHLSLSLLSIRYYEKMNFNNRTR; translated from the coding sequence ATGAAGCGCCCACTTTCGTCAACCTCCGCCCATCATGACGACACCAAGACGAAGAAGGCCAAGGCGGTGATGATAGAGGATGGAGAAGAAGAGGAAATGGAACCCATGGAGGTGGAGGGATTAGGGCGCTTCGACGACAACCTGCTGTTTGAGGTTTTGAAGCACGTGAACGCGCGTACCCTAGCTATGGCAGGGTGTGTCAATAAGCAGTGGCACAAGACTGCACAGGACGAGAGGCTGTGGGAACTGATCTGCACTAAGCAGTGGGCGAACACTGGATGTGGAGAGCAACAGCTACGATCGGTGGTTCTCGCCCTCGGTGGCTTCCGTCGCCTCCACGCGCTTTATCTCTTTCCTCTTTCCAAACCTCATACATCTTCTTCGTCATCCTCTTCATCGTCCTCCTCCTCTCCCTGGGGTCCCACCATCTCCCAAGTCACTCGATCGAAACCCTTACGTTTGGGGAAGGACGAGGTTCACCTCTCTCTTTCGCTTCTCTCCATTCGCTACTACGAGAAGATGAATTTCAATAACCGAACCAGATGA